One uncultured Pseudodesulfovibrio sp. genomic window carries:
- a CDS encoding glycosyltransferase family 2 protein: MHYGRIKTTLRCLAQVFSIAPDAFVVVSNNGSSEEANELAAFAKDHSKRECLLRDAKDESLDWGTFLLARTIIVHNGGNLGFAAGCNVGVRLALQRNDIEHIWLLNNDTQPKAGSIEALLGCAAKHPDAVIGSTVVDMNAAGSNEEARIQVAGGVRYNPLSTRIYPAHEGASLLDLDSLPRPRLDYIYGASLFTSSEIFRKVGLLDESYFLFYEELDFCRRATMLGYGLHWCRESHVLHGVSESVGRPGSASNEQMRIAAFHEARSTILFTRRHHAGLLPFALLARLIVKPLWLVMRGEHQTIGPALRGVWAAFIE, encoded by the coding sequence GTGCATTACGGACGGATAAAGACGACGCTTCGTTGTCTTGCGCAGGTCTTTTCGATTGCTCCAGACGCTTTCGTTGTTGTTTCCAATAACGGTTCGTCGGAAGAGGCCAACGAGTTGGCAGCGTTTGCCAAAGATCACTCCAAGAGAGAATGCCTGCTACGGGATGCCAAGGATGAATCCCTGGATTGGGGGACATTCCTCCTAGCTCGGACCATTATCGTTCATAACGGTGGAAACCTCGGATTTGCAGCCGGATGCAATGTCGGAGTGCGCCTTGCGTTACAGAGAAACGACATCGAGCATATCTGGTTGCTGAACAATGATACCCAGCCGAAAGCCGGATCGATTGAGGCATTGCTTGGGTGTGCGGCGAAACATCCCGATGCTGTCATTGGTTCAACCGTAGTCGACATGAATGCGGCAGGGAGCAATGAGGAAGCCAGGATTCAAGTGGCGGGCGGAGTACGTTACAACCCACTGTCTACGCGTATTTACCCCGCGCACGAAGGCGCATCGCTCCTTGACCTTGATTCGCTGCCGCGCCCCAGGCTGGATTACATATATGGAGCCAGCTTGTTCACCTCTTCTGAAATTTTCAGAAAAGTAGGGCTGTTGGATGAATCTTATTTCCTCTTTTATGAAGAACTGGACTTTTGTAGACGCGCGACGATGCTCGGATACGGATTGCACTGGTGCCGGGAATCGCACGTCCTTCATGGCGTAAGCGAAAGCGTTGGGCGTCCGGGTTCTGCTTCGAATGAGCAGATGCGAATTGCGGCATTTCATGAAGCTCGCTCGACGATACTATTTACCCGCAGGCATCATGCGGGGCTGTTGCCGTTTGCCTTGTTGGCCCGGTTGATCGTCAAACCCTTGTGGTTGGTCATGCGAGGCGAGCATCAAACCATTGGGCCGGCTCTTCGGGGCGTGTGGGCCGCTTTTATTGAATGA
- a CDS encoding DegT/DnrJ/EryC1/StrS family aminotransferase: MSLSFINKLQRKVRTLSLRPRDNHNSKAACAVPPGKVDFSDVVTLLEEKVGFGALKLAHGFWEHCSMFLNDLKNAGVLDCEDREEWKSCFSKYSSMCPWELFVEITEILSNADKDPSFKIFVSCYGWRNGGDIEGTPMVGRSQVESAIDYFVQGKVELSDALFLKEAAYDLELDRLLKTIQDYDVIIVGPDYVRNFGYFAKFTNWSFVAVSERNAAWEREKILSAVEDRVLKAQGRYVVCLIEAGGATSAWLSYRLHKQFPDNAFLPMGQTLNLCNISKIENINWFKMYRREICQCIKQINPEWTLKDEAFTSESRYFDCIAEKRWECLVNGYDITGLALAEKEKISDLGEPPVAFIENKDIDFSIVQEVLGLSKGQNHWANFGPVSVLLEKYISQLIHLDCDKRVVMCKSGTEALLTLVSLANLKSGKRLRWVVSAFGFIASNIGVLSDAHVVDCDEDGILSFEDLLDIPIDSWDGVILTNPFGVGSDFSRITAYCNENGKELIVDNATALFTPTRNRNSSSEVVSFHQTKPWGQGEGGCAILPAEDEPSFRSLLNFGVGLDDNAREYARNGKISDFSCALIYQRLVRLPGWERGYILQARKVWKAVQDSGLQLLSGTNNNQITGHLPVLFDKPVSKSKIVNPVCTLRKYYNPLSNKHPRANDIFGRIVNVPCHPGMAAVSEDALRQLLIQLSLGDQ, from the coding sequence ATGTCTTTGTCATTCATCAATAAGCTCCAAAGAAAGGTCCGTACTCTTTCTCTGCGGCCAAGGGATAATCATAATTCCAAGGCTGCTTGTGCTGTTCCGCCAGGAAAAGTTGATTTCTCGGATGTCGTTACACTGCTTGAGGAGAAGGTCGGTTTTGGAGCATTGAAGCTGGCCCATGGTTTTTGGGAGCATTGTTCAATGTTTCTCAATGACTTGAAAAACGCCGGTGTTTTAGATTGTGAAGATAGGGAAGAGTGGAAGAGTTGTTTTTCGAAATATAGCTCAATGTGTCCTTGGGAGCTTTTTGTCGAGATCACAGAGATTCTGAGCAATGCAGACAAAGATCCTTCATTCAAAATATTTGTGTCCTGCTACGGCTGGAGAAATGGTGGAGATATAGAAGGAACTCCGATGGTTGGACGTTCCCAGGTTGAAAGCGCAATTGATTATTTTGTACAGGGAAAAGTCGAACTGTCAGATGCTTTATTCTTGAAAGAAGCTGCTTATGATCTTGAGCTCGATAGGTTGCTGAAAACCATACAAGATTATGATGTCATAATCGTCGGCCCGGATTATGTGCGAAACTTTGGCTACTTCGCTAAATTTACAAATTGGAGTTTTGTAGCCGTTAGTGAGCGCAATGCCGCTTGGGAACGTGAGAAAATATTGTCCGCGGTGGAGGACAGAGTTCTCAAGGCACAGGGGAGGTATGTTGTCTGCCTCATAGAAGCTGGCGGGGCGACAAGTGCATGGTTGTCGTACCGTCTACACAAGCAGTTCCCGGACAATGCGTTTCTACCAATGGGACAGACTCTAAACCTGTGTAACATTTCAAAAATTGAGAATATCAACTGGTTTAAAATGTACCGCAGGGAAATCTGTCAGTGTATCAAGCAGATCAATCCTGAATGGACACTGAAAGATGAGGCCTTCACATCTGAAAGCCGCTATTTTGATTGTATTGCCGAGAAGCGCTGGGAATGCTTGGTCAATGGCTATGACATAACCGGTCTTGCCTTGGCTGAAAAAGAAAAAATCTCTGATTTAGGTGAACCGCCTGTTGCGTTTATTGAAAATAAAGACATAGATTTCAGTATTGTTCAGGAAGTTCTTGGTCTTTCCAAAGGGCAAAACCATTGGGCCAATTTTGGCCCTGTCAGTGTCCTTTTGGAGAAATACATTTCGCAGTTGATTCATTTGGATTGCGACAAGCGTGTTGTCATGTGCAAAAGTGGAACCGAAGCGTTGTTAACCCTGGTTTCACTGGCAAACCTAAAAAGCGGAAAGAGACTAAGGTGGGTTGTAAGCGCTTTTGGGTTTATAGCTTCCAATATAGGTGTCCTCTCAGATGCACACGTTGTTGATTGCGATGAGGACGGGATTCTTTCCTTCGAAGATTTACTCGATATCCCGATTGATTCCTGGGATGGAGTGATCCTGACCAATCCTTTCGGGGTCGGCTCCGACTTCAGTAGAATTACGGCGTATTGCAACGAGAATGGTAAGGAACTGATCGTTGATAATGCCACTGCCTTGTTCACACCGACCAGGAACCGCAACTCGTCATCCGAGGTCGTGAGTTTTCATCAGACAAAACCCTGGGGGCAGGGAGAAGGGGGATGCGCGATTCTGCCTGCTGAGGATGAGCCCTCATTTCGCTCTCTTTTGAATTTTGGCGTCGGGCTAGATGATAATGCGCGGGAGTATGCCCGGAATGGGAAAATATCGGACTTCAGCTGTGCGCTCATTTATCAGCGCCTTGTTCGTTTGCCAGGGTGGGAAAGGGGGTATATTCTTCAAGCTAGGAAAGTCTGGAAGGCGGTACAAGATAGCGGGCTGCAATTGCTTTCAGGGACCAACAATAATCAAATCACCGGGCATCTCCCTGTTTTATTTGATAAACCCGTCTCCAAGAGTAAGATCGTCAATCCCGTATGCACGTTAAGAAAATATTATAATCCGTTAAGCAATAAGCACCCAAGGGCGAATGATATTTTCGGAAGAATTGTGAATGTTCCTTGCCATCCAGGTATGGCGGCTGTCTCTGAGGATGCCCTGAGGCAGTTGCTTATTCAGCTATCATTGGGCGATCAATGA
- a CDS encoding HAD-IIIC family phosphatase, which produces MSELIKLILVDLDNTLWEGTLLEDGLENLRLNQPLLDRLTQLDEQGVLLAVVSKNHQGDVEKALSHFGIADLFISYKASFEPKSSGVRNVLSLVRFAPSACLFVDDMAWEREEVKSAFPEIRAVSPEEFLRLGLAPEVWAYASSPEVGNIRKLSYRNQQVRNRAEEEYSGSFREFLRQSGLLVKVAPATEMSADRISELTQRTNQINFSPTRYSPEQIRQLLVSTEHKCFIATAYDRYGDYGMMGFACLRFEKSQAVIQDLMLSCRIQGKSVESAFIAVLAEKAKSFGADSLIGLYKPTRRNGQISGAYQKLGFAQVGEKGEYQQFLISLGDAALPRPEHIRVVISEKPLQEAETGLPFIRNIVKECVVAGLLKGNILDIGAGWDGVLGDDCDEFLEVNGSKHTRLDIERFPRTDIVANAQDMVEIADGTFDSALCLEVLEHCTDPFALSRELLRVLRSGGTAVVSAPMNFSIHDTPGDYWRFTPDGLKLLFKGIARVISAHVEGESDHPTRTVLILRKD; this is translated from the coding sequence ATGTCCGAATTGATAAAGTTGATCCTGGTTGATCTGGACAACACCCTTTGGGAAGGGACCCTACTTGAAGATGGTTTGGAGAATCTCCGATTGAATCAGCCCTTGCTCGACCGGCTTACCCAGCTGGATGAACAGGGGGTTTTGCTGGCTGTAGTCAGCAAAAATCATCAGGGTGATGTTGAAAAGGCTCTTTCTCACTTCGGAATTGCGGATTTGTTTATTTCATACAAAGCTTCCTTCGAGCCGAAATCCTCTGGCGTTCGCAATGTATTGAGCCTTGTGCGTTTTGCTCCCTCCGCCTGTCTGTTTGTGGACGATATGGCTTGGGAGCGGGAAGAAGTGAAAAGTGCCTTTCCTGAAATCCGGGCGGTTTCACCGGAAGAATTCCTCAGGCTGGGTCTTGCCCCGGAGGTTTGGGCCTACGCCAGTTCGCCTGAGGTCGGGAACATTAGGAAATTGTCGTATCGCAATCAGCAGGTACGCAATCGCGCTGAGGAAGAGTATTCCGGCTCGTTTCGTGAATTTTTGCGGCAAAGCGGTTTGCTGGTAAAAGTCGCTCCGGCGACCGAGATGTCCGCCGATCGGATCAGCGAACTGACCCAGCGCACAAACCAGATAAACTTTTCACCGACACGGTACAGCCCAGAGCAGATTCGCCAACTTCTTGTTTCCACTGAACATAAGTGCTTCATAGCTACGGCTTATGATCGCTACGGCGATTATGGGATGATGGGGTTCGCCTGCTTGCGGTTTGAAAAGAGTCAGGCTGTGATTCAGGACTTGATGCTTTCCTGTCGGATCCAGGGAAAGTCCGTTGAATCAGCCTTTATTGCCGTCCTGGCGGAAAAGGCGAAATCTTTTGGGGCGGATAGTTTGATCGGTCTCTACAAGCCAACCCGACGTAATGGGCAAATATCCGGAGCATACCAGAAATTAGGGTTCGCACAGGTCGGGGAGAAAGGAGAATACCAGCAATTCCTGATCTCACTGGGCGATGCCGCCTTGCCCCGTCCGGAACACATCAGGGTTGTCATTTCCGAGAAGCCGCTACAGGAAGCAGAAACAGGGCTTCCCTTCATCCGTAATATCGTAAAAGAATGCGTTGTTGCGGGACTGCTCAAAGGAAATATTTTGGATATCGGGGCCGGATGGGATGGCGTGCTGGGAGATGATTGCGATGAGTTCCTTGAAGTGAATGGAAGCAAGCACACGCGGCTGGATATTGAACGTTTTCCCCGCACTGATATTGTTGCGAATGCCCAGGACATGGTCGAGATAGCCGATGGAACATTTGATTCGGCGCTTTGTCTGGAGGTGCTCGAGCATTGCACAGACCCGTTTGCACTCAGTCGAGAACTGCTCCGTGTTCTCCGAAGTGGCGGAACGGCCGTAGTCTCAGCTCCAATGAATTTTTCCATCCACGATACTCCCGGTGATTATTGGCGTTTTACTCCGGATGGTTTAAAACTTCTGTTCAAGGGTATCGCGAGGGTTATTTCAGCACACGTCGAAGGTGAAAGTGATCATCCGACAAGGACGGTTCTTATTTTGCGCAAGGATTGA
- a CDS encoding GNAT family N-acetyltransferase → MSTEQGYYSNDYCGSLSEFGTQFIGHNSGAGFLRQEFSGSVDYCGQYPFVCVKSWDEILFDLEDMKKEGGISAVFVTDPFFEKDVPISLGRLNIARKFKRHFIVNLDKDLDRKLSGKKRYTVRKASESQKVRIFKGKREYAPVFWELYSELIRRHNIQGIQRLSEKAIGAQLEVEGAVVVEASTQGRIVGAMIWYIVGDKAYSHLHAQSAEGYTLHTNFALYYKMLRYLQDAGIKYANLGGVPGHEDSKGNGLAHFKSIWSDEARYSWLCGEILDRVGYERLTIGLDVNSDNFFPAYRF, encoded by the coding sequence ATGTCTACGGAGCAAGGATACTACTCAAATGATTATTGCGGCAGCCTGAGTGAATTTGGAACACAATTCATTGGTCATAACAGTGGTGCTGGTTTTTTGAGACAGGAATTTTCTGGAAGTGTTGATTACTGCGGTCAATATCCCTTTGTATGTGTGAAATCCTGGGATGAGATACTATTTGATTTAGAAGACATGAAAAAAGAGGGAGGAATCTCAGCCGTCTTCGTAACTGACCCGTTTTTTGAAAAAGATGTCCCCATAAGCCTGGGAAGGTTGAATATAGCACGAAAATTTAAAAGACATTTTATAGTAAATTTAGATAAGGACTTGGATCGTAAACTAAGTGGTAAGAAAAGATATACGGTACGAAAGGCTTCGGAAAGTCAAAAGGTTCGTATCTTCAAGGGAAAAAGAGAGTACGCCCCTGTCTTTTGGGAATTGTACAGTGAGTTGATACGTAGACACAATATTCAGGGGATACAGAGGTTAAGCGAGAAGGCTATAGGCGCTCAGCTTGAAGTTGAAGGGGCCGTTGTGGTCGAAGCCTCTACTCAGGGGCGTATCGTGGGGGCGATGATTTGGTATATCGTAGGCGACAAGGCGTATTCCCATCTGCATGCTCAGTCTGCGGAAGGATACACTCTTCATACAAACTTTGCTCTTTATTATAAAATGTTACGCTATTTACAGGATGCCGGAATCAAGTACGCCAACCTTGGCGGAGTTCCGGGGCATGAAGACTCAAAGGGAAACGGGTTGGCTCATTTTAAATCGATTTGGTCTGATGAGGCCCGGTACTCGTGGTTATGTGGAGAAATTTTGGATCGGGTTGGATATGAAAGACTCACCATCGGGCTTGATGTGAATTCTGACAATTTTTTCCCGGCTTATCGATTTTAG
- a CDS encoding sulfotransferase, whose translation MQHRTLKRQASKRLGSVLAQLSSYLEDMPLQEDRTVEPDCLLICGAPRSGTSLLLQYLASSGLFAYPSNFISRFYSAPFVGEIAQQLILDPNCDYKGEFEDIQAGLLPLDFNSDLGKTKNALGVNEFWYFWRRFFPGLEYGERLTHSEWEKQGGQRFWLEIQEWLKAAHKPIVMKGLMANFSIEVFLKHNRKCRVLNIYRSPVDNMVSLLNARLSFYNDIEAWYSFKIPDSIGCSPLPEEQVALQVAFNQLHLQKISNEYPDQRVVDVSYESFCKAPFQVLESPVVKEMLDCNSCANDNAKSIPVAEFEPRTSSIMSDLPGKLADREYLFDVFNRQKERINRVIYG comes from the coding sequence ATGCAACATCGAACTCTAAAGAGACAAGCATCCAAGCGGCTGGGAAGCGTTCTGGCGCAACTGTCATCTTATCTTGAAGATATGCCGCTGCAAGAAGATCGGACAGTGGAACCGGATTGTTTGTTGATATGCGGAGCCCCACGCTCCGGAACGAGCCTGCTTTTACAGTATCTTGCCTCATCCGGTTTGTTTGCTTACCCCAGTAATTTCATAAGCAGGTTTTATTCTGCTCCTTTTGTTGGAGAGATTGCCCAGCAATTAATTCTTGATCCGAATTGTGATTACAAAGGCGAATTCGAAGATATCCAAGCCGGGCTTCTTCCTTTGGATTTCAATTCTGATCTTGGGAAAACGAAAAATGCTTTAGGGGTCAATGAATTCTGGTATTTTTGGCGCCGTTTTTTCCCCGGTCTTGAATATGGCGAAAGGCTTACTCACTCCGAGTGGGAAAAGCAGGGAGGTCAAAGATTCTGGCTTGAAATCCAAGAATGGCTAAAAGCTGCACATAAGCCGATTGTCATGAAAGGCCTGATGGCGAATTTCAGCATTGAGGTGTTTCTGAAGCATAATAGAAAGTGCAGGGTTTTGAATATTTACCGATCCCCTGTAGACAACATGGTAAGTCTATTAAATGCCAGGTTGTCTTTTTATAATGATATCGAAGCTTGGTACAGTTTCAAAATCCCAGATAGTATAGGTTGTAGCCCGTTGCCAGAAGAGCAGGTGGCGCTACAAGTCGCTTTTAATCAATTGCACTTGCAGAAAATATCGAATGAATATCCCGACCAGCGCGTAGTTGATGTTTCTTATGAGAGTTTTTGCAAAGCTCCTTTTCAGGTTTTAGAATCTCCTGTTGTCAAGGAAATGCTAGATTGCAATTCATGTGCGAATGATAATGCTAAAAGTATTCCTGTTGCTGAATTTGAGCCTCGTACTAGTTCCATCATGTCAGACTTGCCGGGAAAATTAGCAGATCGAGAGTACTTATTCGATGTGTTCAATCGTCAGAAAGAGCGCATTAATCGAGTTATTTATGGTTGA